A genome region from Candidatus Lokiarchaeota archaeon includes the following:
- a CDS encoding CHAT domain-containing protein, whose product MARPIELILDKEEDELDKASIRIIGPNRESATESFDLIWRDKEIWEAVFLSAELNARDRNTWPTGRAFKKATEIGLFDKGRPATDRLKIIGQKLYGAVFCTQEIRSTFDYLLLQSDEIPIVELHIQASGSILQAYPWELLHNGQDFLFRGRRAILVRHVDLRQSVTPVDLAEMLEVVYIAPRPDMTSYPKYESLPPHTSDRLPVEELSREYPNVFNVHSLPVNTLDALHNHLKRSEQATHVVHIDTHGDFGWLCDECRSLNTPGSKICFTCKGPRSPDHKSRGFLAFEASSGELEWIDGDDLGLRLHRRGIPIAVLSACKSGFVAGRSTFNSVAGALIKQGIPAVIAIQLSIDTQQSKKLSAILYEMLTFGAPLTEAVAEARIGLSDESWYRPVLYLRTDIDNYRGNVLQPVTSMGRSLDSYELAKELAEWKVVHHECQVLLDAIDKPLSSMTECYWKPDPDGARLNVAGIEWREHCMPQSKDIPSGWNLRYAQIPIIGSLPVQASEFRDISRELMKVKPSSDEFRKVYGRVRELRGVLWRLLTVADDRIRKLIDLLHPGD is encoded by the coding sequence ATGGCACGTCCTATTGAGCTCATTTTGGACAAAGAAGAAGACGAATTAGACAAGGCCTCTATTAGAATAATCGGCCCCAATCGAGAGTCAGCGACCGAGTCCTTTGATTTGATCTGGCGTGACAAAGAAATCTGGGAGGCCGTATTCCTTTCTGCTGAGTTGAATGCTAGAGATCGAAATACTTGGCCAACGGGAAGGGCATTCAAGAAAGCAACAGAGATCGGCTTGTTTGATAAAGGTCGGCCTGCCACAGATCGCTTGAAGATTATTGGACAGAAATTGTATGGGGCTGTATTCTGTACTCAAGAGATTAGAAGTACTTTTGACTATCTACTTTTGCAAAGCGATGAAATACCCATTGTAGAACTCCATATCCAAGCTAGCGGCAGCATCCTTCAAGCGTATCCCTGGGAGCTGCTACACAATGGCCAGGACTTTCTTTTCAGAGGCAGGCGAGCAATATTGGTTCGGCATGTTGACTTAAGACAGTCAGTCACTCCAGTTGATCTAGCAGAAATGCTAGAAGTAGTTTACATCGCTCCCCGTCCAGATATGACATCTTACCCGAAATACGAAAGCCTACCTCCTCACACCAGCGACAGGCTTCCTGTGGAGGAGTTGAGTCGAGAGTATCCTAACGTCTTCAATGTGCATAGCTTACCTGTCAACACACTTGATGCCCTACACAATCACCTCAAGAGATCTGAGCAAGCAACACATGTCGTTCATATTGATACACATGGCGACTTTGGATGGTTATGTGACGAATGTAGGTCATTGAATACACCTGGTAGCAAGATTTGTTTCACATGCAAAGGACCTCGGTCGCCTGACCACAAAAGTCGAGGCTTTCTAGCTTTTGAAGCAAGCAGTGGAGAGCTAGAATGGATCGACGGAGATGATCTCGGCCTTAGACTACATAGGAGAGGCATCCCAATAGCTGTTCTTTCAGCCTGCAAGTCAGGATTTGTTGCTGGAAGAAGTACTTTCAATAGCGTAGCGGGCGCGTTGATCAAGCAAGGTATTCCGGCCGTAATAGCAATACAGCTATCTATTGACACACAGCAATCCAAGAAACTCTCCGCGATTCTCTACGAGATGTTAACTTTTGGTGCACCATTGACGGAAGCTGTAGCCGAAGCCAGGATAGGTCTATCCGATGAATCCTGGTATCGTCCTGTTCTCTATTTGAGAACCGACATAGACAACTACCGGGGCAATGTGCTCCAGCCTGTAACCTCGATGGGCAGATCTCTAGATTCATATGAATTGGCTAAAGAGCTTGCAGAGTGGAAAGTAGTCCATCACGAATGTCAAGTCTTGCTTGATGCAATTGATAAGCCACTTAGTTCTATGACTGAGTGCTACTGGAAACCCGATCCCGATGGAGCTAGACTTAACGTAGCCGGCATTGAGTGGCGAGAGCATTGCATGCCTCAATCAAAAGATATTCCGAGCGGGTGGAATTTGAGATATGCGCAAATCCCCATAATTGGCAGTTTGCCGGTGCAAGCCTCAGAGTTTAGAGACATTTCGAGAGAGCTGATGAAAGTAAAACCTAGCAGTGATGAGTTCAGGAAAGTCTACGGACGAGTTCGAGAGCTTCGTGGTGTCCTTTGGAGGTTATTGACTGTTGCAGATGATAGAATACGAAAGCTAATAGATTTACTTCATCCAGGAGACTGA